The DNA window ACGTGCCGCGCACGGTCAGCAGCGGCGAGCCGGGGAAGTACAGCTCGCCCTCGGGATAACCGTCGATGTCACCGGAAAACGTGTAGTCCGCGAGCCAGGCCAGTGTCGCGTCGTCGACCACCGCGGTCGATTCGAGCTGCGCCAGTTCGGCGTCGGTGAACCGGAAGTCGGCGATCGCGTCGAGCGCGCGTGCGGTGCCGGCCACCACGCCGTACCGCCGCCCGTCGGGGAGCCTGCGGGCGAACACCTCGAACACGCACGGGCGTTCCGCCGTGCCGTCGGCGAGCGCGCTGCCCAGCATGGTCAGCTCGTAGTGGTCGGTCAGCAAGGCGGTCGTCGCCGAGAAGCCGGGAGCCGCGAAATCGGGGGAGCCCATGCCCAAAGCCTATGGTGCGTAGACCCTAGTCACCCGTTTGGAGCTACCTAGTCGCCCACCGGGGAATGCCTTCGTGACACCATGGAGCGCATGACCACGCCTGTCCATGCCGAACAGACGCAGGTTGAGCCACTCGGGTCGGAAGTGGCCGCCGAGGACAAGCCATGGCAGACGGTCGTCTGGAACGATCCCGTCAACCTGATGTCCTACGTGACCTACGTTTTCCAGAAGCTCTTCGGCTACAGCCGTGACCACGCCACGAAGCTCATGCTCGACGTGCACCACAAGGGCAAGGCGATCGTGTCGTCCGGTACCAAGGACAAGTGCGAAGCCGACGTCGCCCGCCTGCACGCGGCGGGGCTGTGGGCGACCATGGAACAGACCACGTGAGATGAAAGGGTCCGATGAACGGCTGGCGGCGTAAGGGCGCGCGGGTGCTCGGCGGGTTCGACTCGCAGGAGGCCGCGGTGTTGCGCGGGTTCGTCAACCAGGTCGAGGACATGCTCCGCGCGCGTGCCGAAGAAGCGCCGCAGGACGAGCTGTCCGAGCTCACCGGGATCCGCACCGGCCCGTCGGAGGGCCCGAACGACCCCGTGCTTTCGCGGCTGCTGCCGGACTTCCACAAGCTGGACCCGGACAACCCCACCAAGGAAGACATGGATTCGGCGGCGGCGCTGCGCTCGCTGCACGAGCCCGAACTGCTGGACTCCAAGGTCGGCGTGGCCGCGGTCGTGATGGAGACGCTGCCGCGCGACGGCGGCGAAGTGAAGCTGACCTTCGAGCAGGCCGACGCGTGGCTGTCCGCGCTCAACGACGTGCGGCTCGCGCTCGGCACCGCGCTCGACGTCACCGAGGACATGCCGGACGAGCTGCCGGACGACGATCCGCGCGCCCCGCACCTCGGCGTCTACCACTGGCTGACCTGGGTGCAGGAGAGCCTCGTCCAAGCGCTCACGGAATGAGCGCGATCACCGACGTGCCCGGCGTGCTCGTCGGGCACCACGAGCGGCTCGGCGACGGCTGGGCGAGCGGCACCACGGTGGTGCTCGTCCCCGGCGGCGCGACGGGCGCGGTCGACCAGCGCGGCGGCGCGCCGGGGACCCGCGAGACGAACCTGCTGGAGCCGGAAAACCTGGTGCGGACCGTCAACGCGGTGTGCCTGTCCGGCGGCAGCGCCTTCGGGCTCGCCGCGGCCGACGGCGTGATGCGGTGGCTCGACGAGCGGCATCTCGGCTTCCCGATCGGCGCGCTGCCGCACGAGGTGGTGCCGATCGTGCCCGGCGCGGTGCTGTTCGACCTGCCGCGCAGCGACTGGGGGAACCGCCCCGACGCGTCGTTCGGGTACGCCGCGTGCGAGGCGGCGGGCCGGGAGTTCGCTCAGGGCACCGTCGGCGCGGGCACCGGTGCCGTGGTCGGCTCGCTCAAGGGCGGCATCGGCACCGCGAGCGAGGTCGTCGGCGAGTTCACCGTCGGCGCGATCGCCGCGGTCAACGCGTCCGGGGAAGCCGTCGACTTCCGCACCGGGCGCGCGTTCGCCGCGGATCACGAGGTCGCGGGCGAGTTCGGCGTCACGTGGCCGGACCGGCCGGGTTCGGTGCCCTCGGCTGCCACGGACCTCAACACCACGATCGGGGTCGTCGCGGTCGACGCGGCGCTGTCGAAGGCCGAGTGCCGTCGGCTCGCGGTCGCCGCGCAGGACGGGCTCGCCCGCGCGGTGCGGCCCGCGCACACGATGTTCGACGGCGACACCGCGTTCGCGCTGGCCACCGGCGCGCGCGAGCTGCCGGACGCGGACGCGCCGTTCGGCGTGGCGAGCAGGGCGGCCGCGCTGTCCGAGCTGTGCTCCGCGGCCGCGCGCGTGTTCACCAGGGCGATGGTGCACGGCCTGCTAACGGCGACCTCGGCGGCGGGCGTGCCCGCCTACCGCGATGTCTGGCCGGAGGCTTTTCCGGGTCGGCAGTAGTTCTAGCTCAGTAGTGGGCGGTCTCACGATATGAACATGGTGTGTCCACCACGTAAGATGTGCGGCGTGCTGCGCATCCGCCGTGAACTCGTCGACGAGATCGTCGCGCACGCCCGCCGGGATCACCCCGACGAGGCGTGCGGCGTGATCGCGGGGCCGGAAGGCTCCGACACCCCCGAGCGCTACATCCCGATGCTCAACGCGGCGCGCTCGCCGACGTTCTACGAATTCGACTCCGGTGACCTGCTGAAGCTCTACCGGGAGATGAATGCCCGCGACGAGGTGCCCGTGGTGATCTACCACTCGCACACCGCCACCGAGGCCTACCCCTCCCGCACCGACGTGTCCTACGCCTCCGAGCCGGACGCGCACTACGTTCTCGTTTCGACCAGGGACCCCGAACAGCACGAGTTCCGCTCGTACCGCATCGTGGACGGGACCATCACCGAGGAACAGGTCGAGATCGAGGAATAAACGCCCGTTCCCGAGGCGTCAGCCACCTACAGCAACCCAAAGCGGAGGTAACCCATGGCCGTGACCGTGTCCATCCCGACGATCCTGCGTACGCACACCGGCGGGGAGAAGTCCGTCGAGGCGAGCGGCAAGACCGTGCTCGAGGTGATCGACGACATCGAGTCCCGGCACGCCGGCCTGAAGGCGCGGCTGGTCAAGGAGGAGAAGCTGCACCGCTTCGTCAACGTCTACGTCAACGACGAGGACGTGCGGTTCTCCGGCGGGCTCGACGCGGAGGTCAAGGACGGCGACGAGCTGACCATCCTGCCCGCGGTCGCCGGCGGCGCGCGCTAGTCCCGTGGCCCGGTTCGAATCGCTCCTCGACACCCTCGGCAACACTCCGCTGGTCGGGCTGCCCCGCCTCTCCCCGACGGATTCCGTCCGGCTGTGGGCGAAGCTGGAGGACCGCAACCCGACCGGGTCGGTCAAGGACCGGCCCGCGCTGCGGATGATCGAGGCGGCCGAACGCGACGGCACGCTCCGCCGCGGGTCGACGATCCTGGAGCCGACCTCGGGCAACACCGGTATCTCGCTGGCCATGGCCGCGAAGCTCAAGGGCTACGGCCTGGTGTGCGTGATGCCGGAGAACACCTCCACCGAGCGCAAGCAGCTGCTGCAGGCCTACGGCGCGCGGATCGTGTTCTCCCCGGCGGCGGGCGGTTCGAACGAGGCCGTCCGCCGCGCGAAGGAGCTGGCCGAGCAGAACCCGGACTGGGTGATGCTCTACCAGTACGGCAACCCGGCCAACGCGGACGCGCACTACTCGGGCACCGGTCCCGAGCTGCTGAAGGACCTGCCGACGATCACGCACTTCGTCGGCGGGCTCGGCACCACCGGCACCCTCGTCGGCGTCGGGCGGTACCTGCACGAGCACAAGCCCGGCGTGCAGATCGTCGCCGCCGAGCCGCGCTACGGCGAACTCGTCTACGGCCTGCGCAACCTCGACGAGGGCTTCGTGCCGGAGCTGTACGACCCCGACGTCCTCACCGGGCGTTACTCCGTCGGCGCTTACGACGCGCTTCGGCGCACTCGTGAGCTGCTGGAGCACGAGGGCATCTTCGCCGGTATCTCCACCGGCGCCGTGCTGCACGCGGCGCTGGCCGTCGCCGAGAAGGCGGCGGCGAAGGGGGAGACGGCCGATGTCGCGTTCGTCGTCGCCGACGCCGGGTGGAAATACCTTTCGACAGGTGCCTACAGCGGCTCGCTCGACGAGTCGGCCGAGCGCCTCGACGGTCAGCTCTGGGCCTGACTCAGGGTTTTCACCCGAGGCGAACCGGGCACGGCGGTCGTACCGTTGGTGAGGTGAGCACTTTGCCAGCACAGCCAGCCCCGTCCGGCAAGCCCGCGTCGGCCGACGCGGCGAAGCGGATCCTGCCCGCGAACCCGAAGGCGGCCGCGATCGTCGCGCTCGGCTTCACCCTGGTGCTCTACCTCGTCGAACTCGTGGACGTGCTGGTGCCGGGCGACTTCACGCACGGCGGCATCGTGGCGCGCAGCCTGTCCGGGCTCGACGGCGTGATCTGGGCGCCGCTGCTGCACGCGGGCTGGGGGCACCTGCTCGGCAACACGATCCCGGTGCTGGTGTTCGCGTTCCTCGCGATGGCGGCCGGGATCGGGCGGTTCGCCGTGATCACCGCGATGATCTGGGTGATCGGCGGGCTCGGCGTGTGGCTCATCGGCCCGAGCGCGCCCGCGGTCACCGTCGGCGCCTCCGGGCTCGCGTTCGGCTGGCTCGCCTTTTTGCTGGTGCGCGGCGTTTTCAACCGCGCGCTCGGGCAGATCGCGGTCGCACTGGTGCTGCTCGTGCTGTGGGGCGGGATGCTGTGGGGCGTGCTGCCCGGCAACCCCGGCATTTCGTGGCAGGGGCACCTGTTCGGCGCGCTCGCCGGGGTGCTGGCCGCGTGGGTCGTGACGAAGACGGGGAAATCCCGCGAGAGCAAGCCTGCCGGTAACCTCGGGGTGTGACTTCGCGGGACGCGCCGATCGGTGTCTTCGATTCCGGTGTCGGCGGCCTGACCGTCGCCAGGGCCATCCTCGACCAGCTCCCCGCGGAATCGCTGCGCTACGTCGGCGACACCGCGCACAACCCGTACGGCCCGCTGCCCATCGCGCGGGCCCGCGAGCTGGCGCTGGCATCACTCGACGAGCTCGTCGAATCGAACGTCAAAGCGCTGGTCATCGCGTGCAACACCGCTTCGGCCGCCTGCCTTCGCGACGCGAGGGAGCGCTACGACGTGCCGGTCGTCGAGGTCGTGCTCCCCGCGGTGCGCCGCGCCGTCGCCGCGACGCACAGCGGGCGGATCGGCGTGATCGGCACCGAGGGCACGGTCCGCTCCCGCGCCTACGACGACGCGTTCGCCGCCGCCACCGGCGTCACCGTGCACAGCGTCGCCTGCCACCGGTTCGTCGACTTCGTGGAGCGCGGCATCACCTCCGGCAGGCAGGTGCTCGGGCTCGCGCAGGGGTACCTCGAACCGCTGCTGCGCGCCGAAGTGGACACCCTGGTGCTCGGGTGCACGCACTACCCGCTGCTCACCGGCGTCCTGCAGATCGTGATGGGCCAGGACGTGACGCTCGTGTCCAGCGCGGAGGAAACCGCGAAGGACGTGGTGCGGGTGCTCACCGAGCTCGACCTGCTCGCCGGCGGCGCGCGCGAGCCGCGGCACGAGTTCATCGCGACCGGATCGGACGAGCCGTTCGCGAAGCTGGCGCGGCGCTTCATGGGTTTCGGCCCCGGCATGCTGGCGGCAGCCACGTGACGCTCGTCTCCGGGACGCCGAAAACCCTGCGCGCCGGTTGGTCGCTCCGGGTGTCCTCGCTCCCACCGGTACGTGATCCGGGTGGTGCCGACATAAGGTGTCGGGCGTGCGACTGACCATTCTCGGTTGTTCGGGAAGCATCCCCGGGCCCAACGCCGCCGCCTCGGGCTACCTGGTCGAGGCGGACGGCTTCGTGCTCGGCCTCGAACTGGGGAACGGGACGCTCGCGAACCTGCAGACCTTCCGCGACCCGTTCGACCTCGACGCGCTGGTGCTCTCGCACCTGCACCCCGACCACTGCGCCGACGTCAGCGCGCTGGCGGTGATGCGGCGGTACCACCCGTCGCCGCCGTACGACCGCAGGCCGCGGCAGCTGCCGCTGTACGGCCCGGACGACGCGAAGATCCGGCTCACCAACGCTTTCGCGGCCAACGAGATCGAACGCGTCGAGACGGATCTGTCCGATGTGTTCGACTTCCGCGCCCTTTCCCCGGGCCCGGTCGCGATCGGCCCGTTCTCCGTGCGCGCGATCCGCGTCGACCACCCGACGCCGGCGTTCGGCCTGCGGATCGAGCACGACGGCCTCGCGCTCGCCTACACCGGTGACACCGGCCCCTGCGCCGCGCTCGAGGAACTGGCCGGTGGCGCGGACGTCCTGCTGGCCGAGGCGTCGTGGACGGACGCGCCGGACCGCCCGACCGGGGTCCACCTGTCGGGCAAGCAGGCTGGCGCGGCCGCGGCACGCGCGGGTGTGCGCCGCCTGCTGCTGACCCATATCGCGCCGTGGACGGACCGCGACGCGATTCTGGCCGAGGCACAGGGCGAATTCCCCGGTGCCGCGCTCGTCAAGCAGGGCGCCGTCTACGACCTCTGAGGGTCGGCGAGGAAGTCCGCGAACAGGGCCTTGGTGTACGCGGCGAGCAAGGCCGTGGTGCGCACGGCCCCGGCGGGCAGGTCGAATTCGGCGAGGCTGTAGGCCATCTCGCACCCGCGCCTGCTGGGCACGGAGTTGCTCACGTCGGTGAACCAGTCGAGGAACGTGAGCTGCTTCTGCTTGCCCGGCCCCGGTCCTGGCGAGAGCGGGTCCAGCAGCGGGAGGCGCGAGCGCAGGGTGGCGCGGTAGAACTCGGAGAACTGGAAGAAGCGCTCTTCGACGCCGGTGGGCGGTACGCCGTGGATCACCTCGGCGAGGTAGACGCCGCGTTCGGTCGAAGCCTGCTCTGCTTCGCTCCACGCCTTGTCGTGCGCGGAACGGGCGCGAAGCTCGCCGCGGGACAGCCGGGTCAGGTAGCTCGCCCAGAGCTTCGAGCCGGGGTTGTCGAAGGTGTCCGTGCCCTTGCCAGCCGCGATCGCGATCCCGCGCTCGATGCCTTCGAGGATGCCCGAGTCCACATGCGACACCCAGCTGCCCGGCGCGCCGAGCCGTGCCGACTCGAAGAACTCGACGACGCCTTCGATGTTGCGCCAGCGGTGGGTGTAGCCGGGCACGATCTCCGCGGCGGGCCCCGAGGACATCGCGCGCACGAAGGTGAGCCGTTCGGGCATGGTCATCCGGTCGATCTCGGTGGCGGGGCAGTCGAGCGCCGCCGCGCACGCCTCCGGTGTTCGCCGCGCGGCGGACGCGGGAGCGGACATCCCGGCCAGCGCGAGCAGTGCCGCGAGCGTGACCAGCAGGAACCTTCGGTGCGGTGCCATTTCGACCCCCGGCCTCGGTGACGGATCTTCGACCGTAGCGCGCTGGCAGGCGGTCAACAAGGTCCGACCGGAGTACCGATCGTGGCGGGTTCTAGAGTGCACGCGTGGTGCGAAAAGACGGCAGGAACGATGACCAGCTCCGCGACGTGAAGATCACCCGCGGATTCCAGCAGTGGCCGGCGGGCTCGGTGCTCGTCGAGTTCGGCAACACCCGCGTGCTGTGCGCGGCCAGCGTCACCGAAGGGGTGCCGCGCTGGCGCTCGGGATCCGGCCTCGGCTGGGTCACCGCCGAGTACGCGATGCTGCCCTCGGCCACGAACACCCGCGGCGACCGCGAATCGGTCAAGGGCCGCATCGGCGGGCGCACGCACGAGATCTCCCGGCTGATCGGCCGCTCGCTGCGCGCGTGCATCGACCTCGCCGCGCTCGGCGAGAACACGATCGTGATCGACTGCGACGTGATCCAGGCCGACGGCGGCACCCGCACCGCCGCGATCACCGGCGGCTACGTCGCGCTCGCCGACGCCATCACCTGGCTCGGCGCGGCGAACCGGCTCGCCGACCCCAAGCCCCTCGCCACCTCGGTCTCGGCGATCAGCGTCGGCGTCGTCGACGGCAGGGTGCGGCTGGACCTGCCGTACGAGGAGGATTCGCGCGCCGAGGTCGACATGAACGTCGTCGCCACCGACACCGGCACCCTCATCGAGGTGCAGGGCACCGGCGAGGGCGCCACCTTCGCGCGGTCCACTTTGGACGCGATGCTGGACATGGCGCTGGCCGGCTGCGAGGAGCTGACCCGCAAGCAGATCGCCGCCCTGTCCGAGCCGTACCCCGGCGAGCTGCCGGAGCCCAAGCCGAAGAAGTCCAAGGGCTCGAAGTGACCCGTCTGCTGCTCGCCTCGCGCAACGCGAAGAAGCTCGGCGAGCTGCGCCGGATCGTGGCCGCGGAGGGGCTGGCCGGGATCGAGGTGCTCGGCCTCGCCGACGTCGACGAGTTCGAAGAAGCCCCGGAAACCGCCCCGGACTTCGAAGGCAACGCACTCGCGAAGGCCCGCGACGCCGTCGCCGCCACCGGCCTGCCCTCGGTCGCCGACGACTCGGGCCTCACCGTCGACGCGCTGAACGGCATGCCCGGTGTCCTCTCGGCGCGCT is part of the Amycolatopsis sp. CA-230715 genome and encodes:
- the clpS gene encoding ATP-dependent Clp protease adapter ClpS, with translation MTTPVHAEQTQVEPLGSEVAAEDKPWQTVVWNDPVNLMSYVTYVFQKLFGYSRDHATKLMLDVHHKGKAIVSSGTKDKCEADVARLHAAGLWATMEQTT
- a CDS encoding DUF2017 domain-containing protein: MNGWRRKGARVLGGFDSQEAAVLRGFVNQVEDMLRARAEEAPQDELSELTGIRTGPSEGPNDPVLSRLLPDFHKLDPDNPTKEDMDSAAALRSLHEPELLDSKVGVAAVVMETLPRDGGEVKLTFEQADAWLSALNDVRLALGTALDVTEDMPDELPDDDPRAPHLGVYHWLTWVQESLVQALTE
- a CDS encoding P1 family peptidase, giving the protein MSAITDVPGVLVGHHERLGDGWASGTTVVLVPGGATGAVDQRGGAPGTRETNLLEPENLVRTVNAVCLSGGSAFGLAAADGVMRWLDERHLGFPIGALPHEVVPIVPGAVLFDLPRSDWGNRPDASFGYAACEAAGREFAQGTVGAGTGAVVGSLKGGIGTASEVVGEFTVGAIAAVNASGEAVDFRTGRAFAADHEVAGEFGVTWPDRPGSVPSAATDLNTTIGVVAVDAALSKAECRRLAVAAQDGLARAVRPAHTMFDGDTAFALATGARELPDADAPFGVASRAAALSELCSAAARVFTRAMVHGLLTATSAAGVPAYRDVWPEAFPGRQ
- a CDS encoding M67 family metallopeptidase; translated protein: MCGVLRIRRELVDEIVAHARRDHPDEACGVIAGPEGSDTPERYIPMLNAARSPTFYEFDSGDLLKLYREMNARDEVPVVIYHSHTATEAYPSRTDVSYASEPDAHYVLVSTRDPEQHEFRSYRIVDGTITEEQVEIEE
- a CDS encoding MoaD/ThiS family protein, with product MAVTVSIPTILRTHTGGEKSVEASGKTVLEVIDDIESRHAGLKARLVKEEKLHRFVNVYVNDEDVRFSGGLDAEVKDGDELTILPAVAGGAR
- a CDS encoding PLP-dependent cysteine synthase family protein; translation: MARFESLLDTLGNTPLVGLPRLSPTDSVRLWAKLEDRNPTGSVKDRPALRMIEAAERDGTLRRGSTILEPTSGNTGISLAMAAKLKGYGLVCVMPENTSTERKQLLQAYGARIVFSPAAGGSNEAVRRAKELAEQNPDWVMLYQYGNPANADAHYSGTGPELLKDLPTITHFVGGLGTTGTLVGVGRYLHEHKPGVQIVAAEPRYGELVYGLRNLDEGFVPELYDPDVLTGRYSVGAYDALRRTRELLEHEGIFAGISTGAVLHAALAVAEKAAAKGETADVAFVVADAGWKYLSTGAYSGSLDESAERLDGQLWA
- a CDS encoding rhomboid family intramembrane serine protease is translated as MSTLPAQPAPSGKPASADAAKRILPANPKAAAIVALGFTLVLYLVELVDVLVPGDFTHGGIVARSLSGLDGVIWAPLLHAGWGHLLGNTIPVLVFAFLAMAAGIGRFAVITAMIWVIGGLGVWLIGPSAPAVTVGASGLAFGWLAFLLVRGVFNRALGQIAVALVLLVLWGGMLWGVLPGNPGISWQGHLFGALAGVLAAWVVTKTGKSRESKPAGNLGV
- the murI gene encoding glutamate racemase, with product MTSRDAPIGVFDSGVGGLTVARAILDQLPAESLRYVGDTAHNPYGPLPIARARELALASLDELVESNVKALVIACNTASAACLRDARERYDVPVVEVVLPAVRRAVAATHSGRIGVIGTEGTVRSRAYDDAFAAATGVTVHSVACHRFVDFVERGITSGRQVLGLAQGYLEPLLRAEVDTLVLGCTHYPLLTGVLQIVMGQDVTLVSSAEETAKDVVRVLTELDLLAGGAREPRHEFIATGSDEPFAKLARRFMGFGPGMLAAAT
- a CDS encoding MBL fold metallo-hydrolase codes for the protein MRLTILGCSGSIPGPNAAASGYLVEADGFVLGLELGNGTLANLQTFRDPFDLDALVLSHLHPDHCADVSALAVMRRYHPSPPYDRRPRQLPLYGPDDAKIRLTNAFAANEIERVETDLSDVFDFRALSPGPVAIGPFSVRAIRVDHPTPAFGLRIEHDGLALAYTGDTGPCAALEELAGGADVLLAEASWTDAPDRPTGVHLSGKQAGAAAARAGVRRLLLTHIAPWTDRDAILAEAQGEFPGAALVKQGAVYDL
- the rph gene encoding ribonuclease PH, producing the protein MVRKDGRNDDQLRDVKITRGFQQWPAGSVLVEFGNTRVLCAASVTEGVPRWRSGSGLGWVTAEYAMLPSATNTRGDRESVKGRIGGRTHEISRLIGRSLRACIDLAALGENTIVIDCDVIQADGGTRTAAITGGYVALADAITWLGAANRLADPKPLATSVSAISVGVVDGRVRLDLPYEEDSRAEVDMNVVATDTGTLIEVQGTGEGATFARSTLDAMLDMALAGCEELTRKQIAALSEPYPGELPEPKPKKSKGSK